The sequence AATAGGTTCTCTTTGCTCTATTGTAAATACTGTCGAAGACCAGCGGTTCTTTTAAAGCTCTTTGAAAATCAGCGCTCCCCGATAAATATTCTATTTTTGCCTTTTCCGGCTTGCTATCCCATATTATTTTTCCAGTTAAATCGTAAAGAGATATTCTGTCTGAATGGGCAAAATTTTTTTGGGCTAAAAAACGGATGGCCTCCGATCGATTTAGCTTTGCAATTGATTTCTCAATATTCTCTAGCGTGAGGCTCTGTTCTTCGAAGGCCTGATTTATCAATGAATTTTGAAATGCTTTAGAAGATAAATACCACGATGAGCATATTGTGAGTAAGACTAGAAAGACCGTGAAGAATACTATCTGCCCCTTAATGCTTTTCATCATTGATGTCACCGCCGAGCCTGTAGCCTCGATGTCTGACAGTTTCAATTAGGTTGAAGTTCAAGCCAGCCTTCTTGACCTTCGTCCTCAATCTGCTTATATGAACGTCTATGGTCCTGGTCTCTCCAAGATATGTCCCCCACACCTTCGCCAGCAGCTGTTCCCTCGAGACTATCTTTGGTGCATTTTTCATCAATATCTTTATCAGCTCAGTCTCTATGGGGGTTAGTACTATCTTTATATCCTCGTATGTCAGGATATCCGCATCAGCAATGAGTTCCAGCTTACCAAGCTTTATCGTTTCATTTTGAGGGGAAGCTGGATGGGCTCTGCGAAGGATGGTCTTAATTCTCGCGTGAAGTTCAGCCAGGGAAAAAGGTTTTTTTACGTAATCGTCGGCACCAAGCTCTAAACCTTCAATGACGTCTCTTTCGTCGCGCCTTGCGGTCAGGATAATTATGGGTATATCCTTCGTTATGGGGTCTTTTTTAAGCCTCCTGCACACTTCCCAGCCGTCCATAATTGGCAACATGAGGTCTAATATGATCAAATCCGGCAACGACTCGTAACAAATCTCCAAAGCCCTATCTCCGTCTGCGGCCTTTATTATTTCATATCTCTGCATTGAGAGGTATTGGCTTAGGAGGGAAGCTATATTCTCTTCGTCTTCTACGAGAAGTATTTTTTCACCGCTCAAGAGTTTTCCTCCCTAGGCCTCCTTATTTGTGAGGCACTTATCTTTTTCCCGGTGACTATATAGATAACCCTTTCAGCTAAATTTGTAGCATGATCTCCGGCTCTTTCAAGCGTTCGGGCGACAAGAAGAAGCTCGGTTGCCTGTTCTATTACTTGCGGTCTTTCTATCATGATCAACAGAAGTTCGCGGAATATCTGGCGCTCAAGATCGTCAACTTCATCGTCCATACGACATACATCCTCGGCATTTTTCGTATCCTTTTCCATCAGGGCATTAAGGGCGAGAAAGACCATTTTACGTATGTCGCTTTCCATTCTAGGTATATCCAGGAGAGGTTTTATATGGGGTCTGTCGGAAAGCTTGATCGCCCTTTTTGCGATGCTTGCGCCGTAATCGCCTATACGCTCTAAGTCGACTGCCATATGCATTATTGCCGATACCGTCCTCAAATCCTGTCCCAAGGGTTGAAATCTGGCCATAAACGTCAAACAACTCATGTCGATATCTTCGGCCATATCGTCAAGATTTTTGTCGCCCTCTATTACTGCCTTGGCCTTTTCTACATCCTGTTCTTTTAAAGCAAGAACCGATTGAGATACGGCATCTATGGCCAGCTTGCCAAGTTTTAAGAGTTTTTCCTCCAGATTTTTTAATTCTAGGTCTATATGCTCTCTAACGTTAATATCCATCACTCCATCACCGACCCTCTTATGTTAATTAAAATTTGGTTATATTTTATCCGAAACGACCCGTGATGTAATCGGCAGTGCGCTGGTCTTCGGGAGAGGTGAATATTTTTTCCGTAGGCCCCATTTCCACCAGTTCTCCCATCAGAAGAAATGCTGTCACGTCGGAAATCCTTGCAGCCTGCTGCATATTGTGCGTCACGATCACTATCGTGAAATGATTTTTCAAGTTTCTTATCAACTGTTCAATGCGGGCAGTGGCCATAGGGTCTAACGCAGAAGTTGGTTCGTCCATTAAAAGCACCTCAGGATTTACGGCGATAGCCCTTGCCACGCACAGACGCTGCTGTTGTCCTCCCGACAGGGACAAAGCCGACCTGGTGAGTATATCCTTGACTTCATCCCAAAGGGCAGATGCTTTTAAACTGTTTTCTACAATTTCGTCCAACCTGTTTCTGTCGGTTACACCGTGGAGGCGAGGTCCGAAGGCCACATTGTCATAAATAGACATGGGGAAGGGGTTTGGTCTTTGAAAGACCATTCCCACCTTTTTGCGAAGCTCGATTAAATCCACGCCTGGAGAGTAAATATCGGTATCGTCCAGGTAAATCCTGCCTTCGACTTTTGCGTTTGGCACGAAATCGTTCATCCTGTTGAGACATCTTAGCAGACTGCTTTTTCCGCACCCTGAGGGTCCTATGAGAGCCGTTACGCTTTTGTTAGGTATTTTCATGTTTATGTCTTTTAACGCCATAACGCCTTCATAATAAAGGAATAAATTTTCGATTTTCATTTTCATGATGTCCCTCGTAATGTCGCTCATATTAAAAAACCTTCCTTTGCTACATTAAGTAACGTCTACGGCTTAATCTGGCGCGCATTATAATGCCTACTAAAGTGATTCCCAAGACCAAAATGAGCAAGACCAAAATTGCGCCATATTGAAGCGGTCGTGTCTTGTCTATAGATGTGCCTGCAGTAGCCAAAACGTAAACGTGAAAGGGAAGGGCCATGACTTCCTGAAACAGGCTTTTTGCAATTCCGGGCGTGAAAAAGGCTGCGCCTGTAAACATAATAGGTGCCGTTTCCCCTGCGACGCGGCCAACGGACAGTATGGCACCAGTGAGGATGGA comes from Acetomicrobium thermoterrenum DSM 13490 and encodes:
- the phoU gene encoding phosphate signaling complex protein PhoU translates to MDINVREHIDLELKNLEEKLLKLGKLAIDAVSQSVLALKEQDVEKAKAVIEGDKNLDDMAEDIDMSCLTFMARFQPLGQDLRTVSAIMHMAVDLERIGDYGASIAKRAIKLSDRPHIKPLLDIPRMESDIRKMVFLALNALMEKDTKNAEDVCRMDDEVDDLERQIFRELLLIMIERPQVIEQATELLLVARTLERAGDHATNLAERVIYIVTGKKISASQIRRPREENS
- the pstB gene encoding phosphate ABC transporter ATP-binding protein PstB translates to MSDITRDIMKMKIENLFLYYEGVMALKDINMKIPNKSVTALIGPSGCGKSSLLRCLNRMNDFVPNAKVEGRIYLDDTDIYSPGVDLIELRKKVGMVFQRPNPFPMSIYDNVAFGPRLHGVTDRNRLDEIVENSLKASALWDEVKDILTRSALSLSGGQQQRLCVARAIAVNPEVLLMDEPTSALDPMATARIEQLIRNLKNHFTIVIVTHNMQQAARISDVTAFLLMGELVEMGPTEKIFTSPEDQRTADYITGRFG
- a CDS encoding response regulator transcription factor; protein product: MSGEKILLVEDEENIASLLSQYLSMQRYEIIKAADGDRALEICYESLPDLIILDLMLPIMDGWEVCRRLKKDPITKDIPIIILTARRDERDVIEGLELGADDYVKKPFSLAELHARIKTILRRAHPASPQNETIKLGKLELIADADILTYEDIKIVLTPIETELIKILMKNAPKIVSREQLLAKVWGTYLGETRTIDVHISRLRTKVKKAGLNFNLIETVRHRGYRLGGDINDEKH